From the genome of Denticeps clupeoides chromosome 4, fDenClu1.1, whole genome shotgun sequence, one region includes:
- the ssbp3a gene encoding single-stranded DNA-binding protein 3a isoform X2, whose amino-acid sequence MFAKGKGAAVPSDGQAREKLALYVYEYLLHVGAQKSAQTFLSEIRWEKNITLGEPPGFLHSWWCVFWDLYCAAPERRDTCDHSSEAKAFHDYSAAAAPSPVLGNVPPQEGMPGGPMPPGFFQGPPGSQPSPHSQPPPNANMMGPHGQPFMSPRYAGGPRPPIRMGNQPPGGQALPPNVMDPTRPPGHPNLVPMQRMNPPRGMGPMGPGPQSYGGGMRPPPNSMGPGMPTVNMGPGVGRPWPNPNNANTIPYSSSSPGTYVGPPGGAGGGCPPGTPIMPSPADSTNSGDNLYTMINSVPPGGNRSNFPMGSNSDGPMGGMEPHHMNGSLGSGDLDGLPKNSPNNLSGISNAPGTPRDDGELGGNFLHSFQNENYSPTMTMSV is encoded by the exons ATGTTCGCGAAAGGAAAGGGCGCGGCGGTGCCATCAGATGGCCAGGCTCGGGAAAA GCTGGCCTTGTACGTGTACGAGTATCTGCTGCACGTCGGGGCGCAGAAGTCCGCGCAGACGTTCCTCTCCGAG ATCAGGTGGGAGAAGAACATAACACTGGGAGAGCCGCCTGGGTTCCTGCATTCGTGGTGGTG TGTGTTTTGGGACCTGTACTGTGCGGCTCCAGAAAGAAGAGACACGTGCGACCACTCCAGTGAGGCCAAAGCGTTTCATGACTAC agtgctgctgctgctccaagTCCTGTGCTGGGGAATGTGCCCCCCCAAGAGGGGATGCCTGGTGGGCCAATGCCACCTGGGTTCTTCCAG GGTCCCCCTGGTTCCCAACCCTCCCCACACTCTCAACCTCCACCTAATGCTAACATGATGGGACCCCATGgccag CCATTCATGTCACCACGCTATGCTGGAGGTCCACGGCCACCTATTCGAATGGGCAACCAG CCTCCAGGCGGACAGGCTCTGCCTCCCAATGTGATGGACCCTACAAGACCACCAG gtCACCCTAATTTGGTCCCCATGCAGAGAATGAATCCACCACGAGGGATGGGGCCCATGGGTCCAGGACcccag AGCTATGGTGGAGGTATGAGGCCTCCGCCCAACTCCATGGGTCCTGGCATGCCAACTGTTAACAT gGGTCCTGGGGTTGGTCGGCCGTGGCCTAATCCCAACAACGCTAACACA ATTCcgtactcctcctcctctccaggaaCATATGTA GGACCTCCTgggggagcaggaggaggatgcCCACCAGGAACACCCATTATGCCTAGTCCTGCAG ACTCCACTAACTCTGGAGACAACCTCTACACGATGATCAACTCTGTACCGCCTGGTGGAAACAGGTCAAAT TTCCCCATGGGCTCTAACTCTGATGGGCCCATGGGTGGGATGGAGCCACATCATATGAATGGATCTCTAG GCTCAGGGGATCTAGATGGACTCCCTAAG AACTCCCCAAACAACCTGAGTGGCATTAGTAATGCACCCGGGACTCCAAGGGATGATGGTGAACTGGGGGGAAACTTCCTGCACTCCTTCCAGAACGAGAAT TATTCGCCAACCATGACAATGAGCGTGTGA
- the ssbp3a gene encoding single-stranded DNA-binding protein 3a isoform X1 has protein sequence MFAKGKGAAVPSDGQAREKLALYVYEYLLHVGAQKSAQTFLSEIRWEKNITLGEPPGFLHSWWCVFWDLYCAAPERRDTCDHSSEAKAFHDYSAAAAPSPVLGNVPPQEGMPGGPMPPGFFQGPPGSQPSPHSQPPPNANMMGPHGQPFMSPRYAGGPRPPIRMGNQPPGGQALPPNVMDPTRPPGHPNLVPMQRMNPPRGMGPMGPGPQSETWLSLQSYGGGMRPPPNSMGPGMPTVNMGPGVGRPWPNPNNANTIPYSSSSPGTYVGPPGGAGGGCPPGTPIMPSPADSTNSGDNLYTMINSVPPGGNRSNFPMGSNSDGPMGGMEPHHMNGSLGSGDLDGLPKNSPNNLSGISNAPGTPRDDGELGGNFLHSFQNENYSPTMTMSV, from the exons ATGTTCGCGAAAGGAAAGGGCGCGGCGGTGCCATCAGATGGCCAGGCTCGGGAAAA GCTGGCCTTGTACGTGTACGAGTATCTGCTGCACGTCGGGGCGCAGAAGTCCGCGCAGACGTTCCTCTCCGAG ATCAGGTGGGAGAAGAACATAACACTGGGAGAGCCGCCTGGGTTCCTGCATTCGTGGTGGTG TGTGTTTTGGGACCTGTACTGTGCGGCTCCAGAAAGAAGAGACACGTGCGACCACTCCAGTGAGGCCAAAGCGTTTCATGACTAC agtgctgctgctgctccaagTCCTGTGCTGGGGAATGTGCCCCCCCAAGAGGGGATGCCTGGTGGGCCAATGCCACCTGGGTTCTTCCAG GGTCCCCCTGGTTCCCAACCCTCCCCACACTCTCAACCTCCACCTAATGCTAACATGATGGGACCCCATGgccag CCATTCATGTCACCACGCTATGCTGGAGGTCCACGGCCACCTATTCGAATGGGCAACCAG CCTCCAGGCGGACAGGCTCTGCCTCCCAATGTGATGGACCCTACAAGACCACCAG gtCACCCTAATTTGGTCCCCATGCAGAGAATGAATCCACCACGAGGGATGGGGCCCATGGGTCCAGGACcccag TCTGAAACTTGGTTATCATTGCAGAGCTATGGTGGAGGTATGAGGCCTCCGCCCAACTCCATGGGTCCTGGCATGCCAACTGTTAACAT gGGTCCTGGGGTTGGTCGGCCGTGGCCTAATCCCAACAACGCTAACACA ATTCcgtactcctcctcctctccaggaaCATATGTA GGACCTCCTgggggagcaggaggaggatgcCCACCAGGAACACCCATTATGCCTAGTCCTGCAG ACTCCACTAACTCTGGAGACAACCTCTACACGATGATCAACTCTGTACCGCCTGGTGGAAACAGGTCAAAT TTCCCCATGGGCTCTAACTCTGATGGGCCCATGGGTGGGATGGAGCCACATCATATGAATGGATCTCTAG GCTCAGGGGATCTAGATGGACTCCCTAAG AACTCCCCAAACAACCTGAGTGGCATTAGTAATGCACCCGGGACTCCAAGGGATGATGGTGAACTGGGGGGAAACTTCCTGCACTCCTTCCAGAACGAGAAT TATTCGCCAACCATGACAATGAGCGTGTGA
- the ssbp3a gene encoding single-stranded DNA-binding protein 3a isoform X3, giving the protein MFAKGKGAAVPSDGQAREKLALYVYEYLLHVGAQKSAQTFLSEIRWEKNITLGEPPGFLHSWWCVFWDLYCAAPERRDTCDHSSEAKAFHDYSAAAAPSPVLGNVPPQEGMPGGPMPPGFFQPFMSPRYAGGPRPPIRMGNQPPGGQALPPNVMDPTRPPGHPNLVPMQRMNPPRGMGPMGPGPQSETWLSLQSYGGGMRPPPNSMGPGMPTVNMGPGVGRPWPNPNNANTIPYSSSSPGTYVGPPGGAGGGCPPGTPIMPSPADSTNSGDNLYTMINSVPPGGNRSNFPMGSNSDGPMGGMEPHHMNGSLGSGDLDGLPKNSPNNLSGISNAPGTPRDDGELGGNFLHSFQNENYSPTMTMSV; this is encoded by the exons ATGTTCGCGAAAGGAAAGGGCGCGGCGGTGCCATCAGATGGCCAGGCTCGGGAAAA GCTGGCCTTGTACGTGTACGAGTATCTGCTGCACGTCGGGGCGCAGAAGTCCGCGCAGACGTTCCTCTCCGAG ATCAGGTGGGAGAAGAACATAACACTGGGAGAGCCGCCTGGGTTCCTGCATTCGTGGTGGTG TGTGTTTTGGGACCTGTACTGTGCGGCTCCAGAAAGAAGAGACACGTGCGACCACTCCAGTGAGGCCAAAGCGTTTCATGACTAC agtgctgctgctgctccaagTCCTGTGCTGGGGAATGTGCCCCCCCAAGAGGGGATGCCTGGTGGGCCAATGCCACCTGGGTTCTTCCAG CCATTCATGTCACCACGCTATGCTGGAGGTCCACGGCCACCTATTCGAATGGGCAACCAG CCTCCAGGCGGACAGGCTCTGCCTCCCAATGTGATGGACCCTACAAGACCACCAG gtCACCCTAATTTGGTCCCCATGCAGAGAATGAATCCACCACGAGGGATGGGGCCCATGGGTCCAGGACcccag TCTGAAACTTGGTTATCATTGCAGAGCTATGGTGGAGGTATGAGGCCTCCGCCCAACTCCATGGGTCCTGGCATGCCAACTGTTAACAT gGGTCCTGGGGTTGGTCGGCCGTGGCCTAATCCCAACAACGCTAACACA ATTCcgtactcctcctcctctccaggaaCATATGTA GGACCTCCTgggggagcaggaggaggatgcCCACCAGGAACACCCATTATGCCTAGTCCTGCAG ACTCCACTAACTCTGGAGACAACCTCTACACGATGATCAACTCTGTACCGCCTGGTGGAAACAGGTCAAAT TTCCCCATGGGCTCTAACTCTGATGGGCCCATGGGTGGGATGGAGCCACATCATATGAATGGATCTCTAG GCTCAGGGGATCTAGATGGACTCCCTAAG AACTCCCCAAACAACCTGAGTGGCATTAGTAATGCACCCGGGACTCCAAGGGATGATGGTGAACTGGGGGGAAACTTCCTGCACTCCTTCCAGAACGAGAAT TATTCGCCAACCATGACAATGAGCGTGTGA
- the ssbp3a gene encoding single-stranded DNA-binding protein 3a isoform X4: MFAKGKGAAVPSDGQAREKLALYVYEYLLHVGAQKSAQTFLSEIRWEKNITLGEPPGFLHSWWCVFWDLYCAAPERRDTCDHSSEAKAFHDYSAAAAPSPVLGNVPPQEGMPGGPMPPGFFQPFMSPRYAGGPRPPIRMGNQPPGGQALPPNVMDPTRPPGHPNLVPMQRMNPPRGMGPMGPGPQSYGGGMRPPPNSMGPGMPTVNMGPGVGRPWPNPNNANTIPYSSSSPGTYVGPPGGAGGGCPPGTPIMPSPADSTNSGDNLYTMINSVPPGGNRSNFPMGSNSDGPMGGMEPHHMNGSLGSGDLDGLPKNSPNNLSGISNAPGTPRDDGELGGNFLHSFQNENYSPTMTMSV; encoded by the exons ATGTTCGCGAAAGGAAAGGGCGCGGCGGTGCCATCAGATGGCCAGGCTCGGGAAAA GCTGGCCTTGTACGTGTACGAGTATCTGCTGCACGTCGGGGCGCAGAAGTCCGCGCAGACGTTCCTCTCCGAG ATCAGGTGGGAGAAGAACATAACACTGGGAGAGCCGCCTGGGTTCCTGCATTCGTGGTGGTG TGTGTTTTGGGACCTGTACTGTGCGGCTCCAGAAAGAAGAGACACGTGCGACCACTCCAGTGAGGCCAAAGCGTTTCATGACTAC agtgctgctgctgctccaagTCCTGTGCTGGGGAATGTGCCCCCCCAAGAGGGGATGCCTGGTGGGCCAATGCCACCTGGGTTCTTCCAG CCATTCATGTCACCACGCTATGCTGGAGGTCCACGGCCACCTATTCGAATGGGCAACCAG CCTCCAGGCGGACAGGCTCTGCCTCCCAATGTGATGGACCCTACAAGACCACCAG gtCACCCTAATTTGGTCCCCATGCAGAGAATGAATCCACCACGAGGGATGGGGCCCATGGGTCCAGGACcccag AGCTATGGTGGAGGTATGAGGCCTCCGCCCAACTCCATGGGTCCTGGCATGCCAACTGTTAACAT gGGTCCTGGGGTTGGTCGGCCGTGGCCTAATCCCAACAACGCTAACACA ATTCcgtactcctcctcctctccaggaaCATATGTA GGACCTCCTgggggagcaggaggaggatgcCCACCAGGAACACCCATTATGCCTAGTCCTGCAG ACTCCACTAACTCTGGAGACAACCTCTACACGATGATCAACTCTGTACCGCCTGGTGGAAACAGGTCAAAT TTCCCCATGGGCTCTAACTCTGATGGGCCCATGGGTGGGATGGAGCCACATCATATGAATGGATCTCTAG GCTCAGGGGATCTAGATGGACTCCCTAAG AACTCCCCAAACAACCTGAGTGGCATTAGTAATGCACCCGGGACTCCAAGGGATGATGGTGAACTGGGGGGAAACTTCCTGCACTCCTTCCAGAACGAGAAT TATTCGCCAACCATGACAATGAGCGTGTGA